The Atribacter laminatus genome contains the following window.
CCTCGCTGCTTGATCAAACGCTCTCACATCCATCCACATAATAGCTCGGTATTTGGGGTTCCCAAAACGATCTACCGGTAATACGGTGCAAGAGCTGGCACTAACACTGATTGATGCAATATCTTCAGGTTGGATTTCTCCCTCATAGATACAACGTCGAACGGTATCCTGGACTGCCTTCCACCAATCGATAGGATCTTGTTCGGCCCATCCTGGACGGGGATGGTATTCGGGATAGGAGTAAAAAGAAAGTGCAACAACATTTCCTCTTAAATCAAATATACCACTGCGCAAACCTTGTGTTCCAACATCAATGCCAAGAAAATAAGGCGCCTTGGTTTCTGCCATAATATGACCCTCCGGATTTCCAATCTCTAAAAAACCGTGAAAAAATAACTTGTTCTTATCCGTATTAAGGCTTTTAAACCATTTTACCAATTATGACACACTTCAAGTGAGTTTGAATACTTTTTTTGGATTTTTTTATGAGCTATTATTCATACCAATAATTCCCATTTCTTGATATTATTATACATAATATTTAAAAACAGTTTTTCTGTTTTTTTAAATGGGGTCTAAAGAAGTTTGTGTTGGTTGTCAACAAACAGGAAGTCGCAAAAATTGGTAGGAATAAATGAGTAACAACAAATTTATTGCTGATTGTATGTTAGGAAAGTTAGCCCGCTGGTTGAGAATTCTCGGTTTTGACACCCAATATGTTCGTTATCTCGCTGATGCACAATTACTGGCTCAAGCCCGATATCAAAACCGGATTTTATTGACCAAAGACACTCTGCTGTATAAAAAGGCCAAAAACCTTGGATATTTGGTCAGATCGGTAACCGTCGAAAAGCAAATTAACGAAATTTTGCATCATTTCCAACTTCATCCTCATCTGTCTTTAACCCGCTGTCCACATTGCAATATACCATTAGAAATTCCCTCTCAAAAGGCTCAAATCCCCTGGGCGCCACTCTATGTTCTTCGCAGTTTTTCCGATATAAAGGTATGCCCTCGGTGCAACCAAACTTTTTGGCCTGGAACCCATTGGAAGAATATAATAAAAAAATTAGAATCCCTCGATCTTGGTTTTGATGAAAAATAAAACCCTCAAATCCCTTTTTAGAATTTGAGGGTTTTCAGTTATACAAAATTATTTATTTTTATTAGGTCCTTCATTGTACCAACCCATAAAACATCACGGTATTTGTGAAGAGAAATTACTTGTTTTGAAGAACCTCAACACCAGGCAACTTTCTCCCTTCCACAAACTCTAACGAGGCACCACCTCCGGTTGATATATGAGTAATGGCATCAGCCACACCAGCTTGGTTTATGGCTGCGATTGTATCTCCTCCCCCAACCACGGTCACTGCTCCACTTTGGGCTACTTTTTTCGCCATTTCTACTGTTCCGGTGGAAAATGGTTCAACTTCAAAAAGACCAACCGGTCCATTCCAAAAAATGGTCTTGGCTTTCATAATTGCTTGCCCAAATTTCTCAATAGTTTTGGGACCAATATCAAAACCACCCATATTCGCCGGCATTTGATTCCATGCAACCACCTGAACGGGAACTCCCTCTTTTCCCTCTGATGCCACAATAAAATCATCAGGTAATATAAAATCGACATTTTTTTCTTTCGCCATATCCATAATCTTTTTGGCTTCTTCCAGCATACTCTCTTCAAGAAGCGAGGTACCAACTTCATACCCCAAAGCCTTAATAAAAGTATAAGACATGCCTCCACCAATAAGGAGAACATCGACCTTCTCAATCAGTTTTTGTATCACACCGATTTTACTCGAAACTTTTGCTCCACCTAAAATTGCCAAGAAAGGACGAACTGGATGATTCAACTTCTCACCAAGAGACTCCAATTCTTTTTCCATGAGGAATCCTGCATAGGCGGGTAAAAAGGCGGCAACACCAGCTGTTGAAGCGTGTGCTCGGTGGGCGGTTCCAAAGGCGTCATTAACATAAATATCGGCTAAGCTTGCTAATGAACGGGCAAATTCTGGATCGTTTGCTTCTTCCTGGGGAGAGAATCGAACGTTTTCCAGTAAAAGAACCTCACCATCTTTAAGCCCGTTAGCCATTTGAGTAACCGATTCACCAATACAATCATCAGCTTTTTGCACTTTACGTCCCAAAAGCTGTTCCAGTTTTAAAGCAACCGGATTCATTTTGAGCTCTTCTTTAGGTCCACCTTTCGGTCTTCCCAGGTGCGAAACGAGTATAACTCGAGCTCCGAGTTCCAGCAAAAAACGAATAGTCGGTAAGCTCATGACAATACGAGTGTCATCAGTGACTTCGCGTTTTTCATTCAGAGGAACATTAAAATCTACCCGTACTAAAACTTTCTTGCCTTTTAATTGATCTTGAGGGATGTCTCGAATGGTTTTTTTGTCCAATTTTTACAACCTCCTCTTATTTGTTTTCTAGCATAACCTGGAGTAATTTCGTTTTACTCAACATTCCAACAACTTTACCCATCCGTACCACTGGAACTGATTCTAAATCTGATTGAAGGAAAAAATGAATTGCGTCTTCTTCAGTTTGGCTTACTTCAAGAAATTCGCTTTTTTCCGATAAAAATTCGGAAACTTCTTTATCAAAAACTTCTCTCATTTTCTTTCGGAATTCATAAAAAGATAAGATTGCGCCTCCTATTTCTTTTTTTACTTCGCTTTGAATGTAATTAAAAAAATCAGTTCCAGAAAAGTAACCAACTAAGTTTTGTTCCAGATCTACTACCGGAACTCCAGAGAGTTTTCTGCGATTTAAAAACTGAATTGTATCTCCAACGGTATCGAAGTCATTGACCGTTGGAGCTTCTGGAATCATTATTTCTTCTATAAACAAGTATCTTCCTCCTCAAACATTCGAATTCATTTTTTACCAATAATGGGTTCGATAATATCGGTTCGAAACTATTTTACACCATAACATGCCTAATAAAAAACCTCCAATGTGAGCAAACCAGGCAACTCCTCCTTTTGAACTCATACCCAACGAGGTTAAACCGGAAACCACCTGGAGAAGTATCCAAATTCCTAAAACTAAAATAGCTTTCACTCGCACGAATGTAACAAAAAAACCAAAAATGAGCATGACAACAACTCTTGCTCCAGGGAAGAGTATGAGATAGCCTCCCATCACTCCAGCAATAGCACCACTTGCACCTATTGTTGGTATAGTTGACGAGGGAAAAAGAAGAGCATGAACCAACCCGGCAAACATACCACTAATAAGGTAAAAAATAAGATAATGAAACCGTCCTAAAAAATCCTCCACATTATTTCCAAAAATCCACAAATAGAGCATATTTGAGCCCAG
Protein-coding sequences here:
- a CDS encoding Mut7-C RNAse domain-containing protein gives rise to the protein MSNNKFIADCMLGKLARWLRILGFDTQYVRYLADAQLLAQARYQNRILLTKDTLLYKKAKNLGYLVRSVTVEKQINEILHHFQLHPHLSLTRCPHCNIPLEIPSQKAQIPWAPLYVLRSFSDIKVCPRCNQTFWPGTHWKNIIKKLESLDLGFDEK
- a CDS encoding phosphoglycerate kinase, producing MDKKTIRDIPQDQLKGKKVLVRVDFNVPLNEKREVTDDTRIVMSLPTIRFLLELGARVILVSHLGRPKGGPKEELKMNPVALKLEQLLGRKVQKADDCIGESVTQMANGLKDGEVLLLENVRFSPQEEANDPEFARSLASLADIYVNDAFGTAHRAHASTAGVAAFLPAYAGFLMEKELESLGEKLNHPVRPFLAILGGAKVSSKIGVIQKLIEKVDVLLIGGGMSYTFIKALGYEVGTSLLEESMLEEAKKIMDMAKEKNVDFILPDDFIVASEGKEGVPVQVVAWNQMPANMGGFDIGPKTIEKFGQAIMKAKTIFWNGPVGLFEVEPFSTGTVEMAKKVAQSGAVTVVGGGDTIAAINQAGVADAITHISTGGGASLEFVEGRKLPGVEVLQNK
- a CDS encoding CBS domain-containing protein; its protein translation is MFIEEIMIPEAPTVNDFDTVGDTIQFLNRRKLSGVPVVDLEQNLVGYFSGTDFFNYIQSEVKKEIGGAILSFYEFRKKMREVFDKEVSEFLSEKSEFLEVSQTEEDAIHFFLQSDLESVPVVRMGKVVGMLSKTKLLQVMLENK
- a CDS encoding rhomboid family intramembrane serine protease, with the translated sequence MIPIRDELPTRKFPFITVILIVINIFIFLFEILLGHRLEPFFQYGGLVPASLWGRGELSTSFVTPWFTLFSSMFLHGNILHLGSNMLYLWIFGNNVEDFLGRFHYLIFYLISGMFAGLVHALLFPSSTIPTIGASGAIAGVMGGYLILFPGARVVVMLIFGFFVTFVRVKAILVLGIWILLQVVSGLTSLGMSSKGGVAWFAHIGGFLLGMLWCKIVSNRYYRTHYW